Genomic segment of Chitinophaga varians:
ATGTTTCGGGATGGAAGGAGGGCAGCTGGAATGGCATGAAACGGGAATTCGTACAGCCCTACCAGTGGTATTTCAGAACGATGGAAGACTGGATACGGCTGTTTACAGACGCGGGCCTGACGCTGAAACAACTGGTGGAACCGCTACATCCGGATACGCAAGTCCCTGTGTCGGTGATATTTGTATTGCAGGTATCGGCTTAGAAAAAGATATCGTCCCTGTTGCAGTGCCATTTCGGGCCCTGTGCCGGCCGTATGCAAGTCCCCATGTAATATTTGTTTTTCACAATCGGGCTATAGGTAACCCTTCCCCATTTTCTGATTTTCGTAACGAGCTGTCCGTCGCCATAAACCAATTGCCTGGTCTCATCTGCCTTTTTGCATTTAGGACAAATGGTTTTACCGGTGCTGTCTGTTCCGGTGGGCGACGGAACAGGAATGGTGAGCTGCATAGTGTCAAGGGTGTCGGTCAGTTCAACATGCTGAAGGTACATATCGGCGCCCATGCCGAATTCTGTATAGTGAATATCCACCTGTTTAGGTATACGGTCCGGGAAAGTATAGGTAAATGTCCCTTGTGCGCTAATGTTACTTCTGCCAATAATCTTTCCTTTGCTTTTCACGACGACCTGGGAAAAGGTATGGTCATAATCCCAGGACTTATCGGCCATGAGACGGCCGGAAACCACTTTTTTACCGGGTGGCGTTGGCAGGAACAGGAGTATAAACAGGAGGCGGTAGATCATATTTCAAATTTACCGAATAATTCTACTGCCAGCGTAGCAAAATAACGGGAATAAATTTCTTACCTTTATTGGATGCTGGATATTGTAATAGCGTAGTTACCGGCTCTCCGCCGGTAATTTACATACGAATGCTTTAAGGAAAAACATTTATACACACCTGTTATGCCATGACTCAACCTGGCGTCAGGACAATTATTATCTGGCAATGAATACAAACCAATATATCATCAGAAAAGAAAAAATATCCGATATCCCGCAAATAGATCATGTAACCCGGTCAGCATTCCTATCTGCGGCCCATTCCAGCGGTACTGAGCCGTTGATCATCCACGCGCTGCGCGCCAGTGGACAGTTAACGTTGTCACTGGTGGCGGAAGAAAACGGTACGTTGACCGGCCATGTCGCCATTTCTCCGGTGGAAATATCTTCCAGGGAAAATGGCTGGTTCGGTCTGGGACCGGTGTCTGTTGTGCCCGAACGGCAGGGGGCCGGCATCGGCACGGCGCTGATCAAAGCGGCGTTGGCGGCATTGGAACAGCTGCCGGCAAAAGGCTGTGTGGTATTGGGAGACCCGGCGTACTACGGCCGGTTTGGTTTTAAGGCTGATGCACGGCTGCGGTATCCGGAAGCGCCGGCGGAGTATTTCCAGGTATTGGCGTTTGACGGAATAGTGCCTACGGGTGAGGTGCAATACCATGCATCTTTTTATGTCACAGAATAAGCCCGGAAATCAATATTTATAGTGACCAACAACCCGCTGCAGGCCAGCGGGTTGTTGATTTTAGGGATGTATGCTGTACCTTTAGCAGTAATTGGTCGGTTCTATACTACTGCCAACAAATAACACCCGATGACCATGCATACACTGTACAAAAGCAACAGTATTATTGTCCGCGAATTTTTACCGGAAGACCTGGACCTGTTCCTGACCCTGTTGGAAGACCCGGAAGTGACACGTTACCTGCCTGCCGTTACGCCGGAACGCTATAAACAACTGTTTGCCACGGCGCTGGAAGACTACAGCAAAGGCTTGTTCAGCCGCTGGGGCATCTGGGACGCGGTGACCAACGATTTTATCGGCACCTGCCTGGCACGGCCTTTTGTGGAAGTGCCTGGCCAGCTGGAGATTGGCTATACGCTGGCGAAAGCATACTGGGGCAAAGGTATCGCCACCGCGGTAAGCAGGGCGCTGGTGGAATATTGTTTTACGCATACTTCCGTTCGGGATGTGGTAGCACTGACACACCTGGAGAATATCGGTTCACAGAAAGTGTTGATAAAAGCCGGCTTTAGCAGGGCGCCGCATAATATTGTGCGTGACCAGAAAGAAGCGGCTTATTTTGTGTTGCGCCGGCCGGAATAAAAAAAACGGCGGAACAGATAGTCCCGCCGCAGGTATTTATTGTAGCATGTCCCGTAAAAACAGCGCTGCTTCCCGCTGCGCTTCCCGCGCTTCCGGCAACAATGCCGGCATGAGGAAGAAAGGATGTATCGTGCCCGGATACAGTGAATAACGGACAACAACACCATCTTCCCGGTACCGACCGGCCAGTTGCCGGCCGTCATCGCGCAGCGGGTCACATTCCGCTGCGATGATCAGCGCCGGGGGCAGTCCCCTGAAATCATTACGGACCACAGCGGCCAGTGGATGACGTGCATTCTCTTCCTGGCCCGTATATGCCTGCCAGCACTGCTGCATTGTTTGACGGGTGAGGTGATAACCTTCTGCATACGTGTTATACGAGCCGGTATCAAATCGGGCTTCCACAGGAGGATAGACAAGCAGTTGTGCTGCAAGGCCAATACCCGCGTCCCTGGCACGCAGCAGGGTGGCGATAGCGATATTGCCACCGGAGCTGTCACCGCCAATGGCTATACGCTGCGCGTCGATGTCCAGTGAGGCGGCATTGTCCATCAGCCATAATAACGCATCGTAGCCGTCATCCAGCGCGGCGGGAAATACATGTTCGGGGGACAGCCGGTATTCCACTGAAACGACGATAGCGCCGGATTGTGCGGCCAGGTTACGGCACAACCAATCATGTGTGGCTACGCTGCCACGTACCCACCCGCCGCCATGGAAATAGAGCACTGCCGGCAGTATGCCCGGTCCGGGCCTGTAAATAGCAACGCTCACATGAGTGTTGACCTGTTGTTGTAAAACCTGATAGAGTGGTGTTTTTTCCCCGCTCCATACCGGCATCGCATCCAGCGTTGCCTGCCGAAAAGCCTCCAGTGTTGCCGGTGTGGAAGAGTGGCGGCTATTTACACTTTCCAGATAAGCCTGTACATTTGCATTGACCTGCCTGTTGTACGTCTGCATAAAAAAATTTTTACGCAAAGTTGTCCCGGGCGCTAGTAATAATCGCTGTTATACTTTTAAGTGTGATACTTACTTTTAGGTGAGTATGGCTGTTAAAAAATTCATACATGCCCGAATTTATTGTTGATAACAAAGTTTTTTATAACCCGGTGGAGTTTGCGCTCCATCATATTGGTGGTACCTGGAAGATACCGATACTGTGGAGGTTGCGGGAGAAAGTGCTGCGTTATGGGGAGTTGAAGAATGAAATTCCACATATCACGCATAAGATGCTGACCACTCAGCTGAGGGAGCTGGAAACGCTGGGTATGATTGAACGGACTGTTTTCCCTGTGGCGCCCCCAAAGGTAGAGTACCGGCTCACTGACAAAGGAAAGGAGGCGCTGCCGGTCATCGGTATGCTGATACAGTATGGCTATGACCTGATGGACAAAGCAGGGGTTGATTATCCCAAAAAGAAATAACGGTCAGGGCGGCCTCTACGATAAGGGCTATACGAAATGACGCGTATGCAAGGGGCTGCCTCGGCTGGCATGGATTTGGAAAATCATTTCATGAAGCGATGATCATTGTAAACCGTAAACTTTTTGTTATGGACCAGGATAAAGAAAAAGATATTGATCAGCAATCCAATCCATCATTTACCAAAAAAGATTTATTGGGTAAACAAGAACAATCAGAACCGGCGGAAGCGGAAGAGCAATCTTCTGCTCAGGAAACGAACGAAACGGACGAAACGATTGAAAAGGAATCAGCAGAGGAAGAAGAATAAGACATCCATTAAAAATGAAAGCACATGGAAAATTTATCGGCTGCAAATCGTGAAGAGGGCGAAGTAGCAAAGAAAATCGAGAATCAGACAGCGAAATTGCCATCTGATATCTTTTTATGGACGGCTGTTACAGCTATGGGGGTTTCTTCTTTTTTGCATTGTATGGGAAAGAAGCATGCCGGGCTATTTGTGGGGCAATGGGTAGCACCATTTCTGTTGTTTGGTATTTACAACAAAATCGTTAAAACCCAGGGACACGACTAATAGATGGGGTAGGGTTGATGACCCTGTGACGATGGTGTTGTAATTGTCAGGGCCGTCTTTTAAAAGGCGGCCCTGTTTTATATCATCCGGGGATGTCCAGTCCGGCATCGCGGGCCTGTTGTTCGTACTGGCGTGCCCGTGTTTCGTCTTTTACGTCTTCGTTGTAGAGATACATGCGGCGCAGTTCCAGGAGTGCATCGTCCATTCCCAACTCCACGGCTTTCATATAGTGGGAGAGTGCCTTACGGGCGTCTGTTTTTACACCTTGTCCCAGTTCATAAAGCCGGGCCATATTGAAGGCGCAGTATTCGTCTTTGTTTTTAATGCCACTGCGATAGGCGTCTACTGCGTTTTTATAGTCTTCGGCCACTTCGAAGAGCGTACCTACGTAGTTATAACAATCAATACCTAACCTGCTCGCATATACGAAGTGTTTTAGCGCCTGCTGATCATCTTTCGGCACTTTAATACCTTCATAGTACAACATACCCAGGTTGTAATGTGCGTAGGGTACATGCTGTGACGCTGCTTGCTGGTATAGTTCCAGCGCTTTGCGAATGTCGGGAGAGGTGCCGGTGCCATACTGATAGCAGTTGCCGAGCCCGTTGGCAGCATGGGGTGAACCGGCCGCCACGCCACGGGCGTACCATTCAAATGCGGCTATGTCATCGGTGTAACCTTCGATAGCCTCATAGATATAACCCAGGTCGCTCATCGCGTCTTTGCTGCCTTTATCGGCAGCCGCTTTAAACAAACGTACCGCCTCTTCGTATTGCTGTGCCTCGAGCGCCGCAGATCCTCTTTCATGCAACAGGTCTGCCGGAAGGTCGTCGCCGGCCAGCCGGGCAAGGGCATCCAGCATTTCTTCCGAATAACGGTAACGTGTATCTTCACCCAGTATGGCTGAAATATCGGCCGTTGTCAGCGAGGTTACCCCGCCGTCGTGATGGATGGAAAACGCGCCGTCAGCATTAACTGCAAGAGTGTCCCATTCATTGGTATCATGCCAGGTAAATTCCCGGGCAATCACATCATAGGCCGGTGGTATGATCACATCATGTTGGCTTACGAACAGCCCTGTTTTACCGTTTTGCGTAAGCAGACAGGCATATTCTCCGATGGATTCAATTTCTATGGGAGACAACGGGACCTGCCAGCCTTTATTCAGGGAATAGATACCACTGTTCCTGCCCTGTCGTACCACGACGGTCCCACCCATTAGCACCTCCAGTTCATCATAGATGATCGGTAGCAATTCCTTTCCTTCCGGGCTAAAAAGACCACATTGTTTGCTGGGTTTGTAGCGGATGAAAAGAAGGAGGGAGTCGTCCTTGCAGGTACCGCCCCATTGTACTTCGTCGATGCTGTCATCGCCGATGCGGGTGAAGCCGGCTGTATAGTAGTGACTTTTATTGGTATCGGAATGGCGTGCGGAAATGATCTGTACCCCCGAGAAGTCTGACAGTTCAATGTCCTGCGCGAACACCATGGGCAGGAGCTGGTTGCCTGCGGCGTCAACGACGCCATAGCGCTCTTCCCTGCCCACGATATATAACAACGGTGTTTCAGAAAGGTAAAAGATATCATCGTAGCCGTTAGCCGGGAGAGCATTCCCCGGTACAACGATATACATCTGCGTACCTGATTTTACCAGGGCCTGACCGCTAACCACGTCGTACGCCTCATCATAGGCCAATCCGGAAACCAGTTGCCCCTGCCGGTTTACATAGCCCCATTTGCCTTCCCGGCTAACGATCGCGAAGTCTTCATTTTCCGGAAAGATAAATACTTCGTCGTATGCCGCAGGTATCACCACCTGACCGTCCACTTTCAGGCCGGTGAGCCCATTTTCAGTGAATGCTATCTGGTTGGAATCTTCTTCTTCAGCCTCATAATAGCCCGACTGGATGACATCCCAACCGTAACCATAGGCGCTGGTACTAAAAAAGTCCCGGAAGGTTTTGAAGTGATAAGGGTTGTGCTGCACATCAGGGCATTCGTTGAGCAGCAGCGGATCATTGGCGGCAATAGCCGCTTCTATGGCGGCATTGGTGTCTTTGATCTGCTTCAGCAGTTCTGCAGCCTGTTCTTCATGGGGCTCATCGCTCATGTTGAACACGTCCCACGCATCCAGGTGGAAGCTGTCATGACCGGCTTTATTTTCCAGGAAATTAAAGATGTTTTCTTTAGCATCCCGGAAAGCTGCCGGATCATCGGTGAGCACGCCGGCATGGATATCGATGAAATCGTATAGCCTTTTCAGTGCGCTAATGCCTGCCGGGGCATCGGCATAGAGGCCGCCGTTTTGCCCGTTGTAAACGGGAATGCCCAGGTAAGGGCGACCGGCAAATAAAGGATGGAGGAAAAAAGGAAATTCATACTTCCACTCCATCAGCGTGATGCTGTGGCCATCATGGCCGCCGATAACAGGCAACATACTTTCCAAAGTGCCGTCAACCGCAGTTTCCGGAGCGGGGCGGTTTACTTCGTTGTCCAGGTTGTAGAGGTAGATACGGTGCGACATGACATGATTATTATTTTCTTTCAGGCACTGATGTGCGGCTGGTTAACAAGGAGGCAAGTTGGCGTATTTTCGGGCATCTTCCAAAAAAAATCTATCTTGCTGTCTGTTAAAATTCAGAGAGAAATGACCCTGGCTATTCACGAAACCGGTACCGTACGCATTGCTGAAGTGATTTCAGATAAAATACTGATCAACAACCCCGAGGAAGCATTGCAATTAATTGTTGATGTACACTACCAGGATTTCGATAAGATGATGATACATGAAAAGAACATCATACCCGGTTTCTTTGACCTGAAAACCGGTATCGCCGGTGAAGTGCTGCAAAAGTTTATTAACTATCATATGCAACTGAGCATTATCGGCGATTTCGAAAAATATCCCGGCAAGAGCATCCGTGATTTTATTTATGAAAGCAATAAGGGCCGGCATATTAGTTTTGTGCCGACAGTGGAGCAGGCGCTGGAGAAGCTACGAAAATAAAATAGCCCGCTGGCGTTGCATGAAAGATATAAAAACAACTATAAATGGATAACTGGGAGGTTTCTGAAAAGCACCGCAAATTTTTACTGGAGGTACGTTTCGCAGGAAAAGTTTATTATACCGTTCAGGGCGCCGATACATCAGATAAGTCCTATGATGATAAATGGTTAACAGACACAGAAGGCAAGATACTGCTGTTTTCCTCTCCGGATGATCTGTACACGGAAATCATGCGGATGGATGAGATATTTGACAAAACGGAGATGCGGGCATGGGCCGTTGCGAGGTTGGATGACTATGAACCGTACGCTGTCGTGGACCTGGATTTGTTGGAGAACGCGCAGCTGCAACTGGTGAACAGAGAGCTGATAAGCGCTATTTATATCACCTTAGGGTTGTTGAAAGACTATGTTATCCAGGTAGATGACGTGATGATGTTGTTGCTGTTGGAAGATAGTGTAACAGTACGTTTTCTTGATGATTGGGCTGATTATATCGTTTGGGGTAAAAAAATGTCTGCAAAATTAGAGATAGATAAGACACTGTTTCCCCTGTTAAAAGCGCTTTATTCGCAATTGTCAGAAAAGATAAAAATTCACCGGTGATGTATTAATCATATGAAGAAAAATGCTACAGCAGATAAGTTGTCAAAGCTTGCGGAGAACCATACAGCAGGTAATCCCGTATTTATCCGGGAGGCTGGTCAGCTGTTGGTAGTGTCCTCCTTTTCTTCCGGTAGAATAATCATGTTGATCCTGATGATTATATTCTTATTGCTTTGTAGTTGGCGTATTTGTCAAACGGCAACGATAGGAATTGTCTGGTTTGTTTTTCCTGCTATGCTGTTATTCTTTGTGATGGCGTTGTGGATTGATCTGGATGCGGTGAGTAGTGTAAATATCAACCTGAAAAGTAAAGAGCTGGTCGTTCGAAAGAGACTGTTTCTTTATTCCGAACAACGTTTTTATGTCCACGATATCCAGGAAATCAGGAGGGAAAAATCGATGGTCCGGGTGCCTTATAATGTATGGTGTTTGTCTGTATTGCTTCGTAGCGGGAAGAAGCTCAGGTTGGCGGTTGGGCGGCAGGAGGGCCGTCTGGAAAAGATGGCAGACGTACTGAATGAATTAGGTTATCGAACTAAAACATGAGGATGGAACACTGATTTCTGCATATTTTCCCTGCCTTATCCCGACAGCGTGAGTTGGATAGAAAGGCCATTGGATGAACCATAACCAGCTATTAACACTAAATAACATTCCTCACCCCACTCTGGCACGCTTTTATCATTATTACCTCCAGGAACCCGAACTGCTGCAGGGTTTGAGGGAACCGCCAATGCATCACAACAAAAGTTTATGATTATGAAAACGTTAAAGTTCATCGTCATAGCGCTGGTGTTGGTGGGAGGATTAAGTAGTTGCCTGGTGGTCCATGACCGCCCGGGATATTACCACCGCCCGTATTACCATCATCATTACTATGGACACTACTGGTACAGGTAAAAAGACGGGGATACTGTGACTGGCTTCCCCGACTTTATCTCCTTTTTTAAGATTTCTGTAGTCACAGAAACCAACCATTGAGATTTAC
This window contains:
- a CDS encoding GNAT family N-acetyltransferase; amino-acid sequence: MNTNQYIIRKEKISDIPQIDHVTRSAFLSAAHSSGTEPLIIHALRASGQLTLSLVAEENGTLTGHVAISPVEISSRENGWFGLGPVSVVPERQGAGIGTALIKAALAALEQLPAKGCVVLGDPAYYGRFGFKADARLRYPEAPAEYFQVLAFDGIVPTGEVQYHASFYVTE
- a CDS encoding GNAT family N-acetyltransferase; this translates as MTMHTLYKSNSIIVREFLPEDLDLFLTLLEDPEVTRYLPAVTPERYKQLFATALEDYSKGLFSRWGIWDAVTNDFIGTCLARPFVEVPGQLEIGYTLAKAYWGKGIATAVSRALVEYCFTHTSVRDVVALTHLENIGSQKVLIKAGFSRAPHNIVRDQKEAAYFVLRRPE
- a CDS encoding alpha/beta hydrolase, with amino-acid sequence MQTYNRQVNANVQAYLESVNSRHSSTPATLEAFRQATLDAMPVWSGEKTPLYQVLQQQVNTHVSVAIYRPGPGILPAVLYFHGGGWVRGSVATHDWLCRNLAAQSGAIVVSVEYRLSPEHVFPAALDDGYDALLWLMDNAASLDIDAQRIAIGGDSSGGNIAIATLLRARDAGIGLAAQLLVYPPVEARFDTGSYNTYAEGYHLTRQTMQQCWQAYTGQEENARHPLAAVVRNDFRGLPPALIIAAECDPLRDDGRQLAGRYREDGVVVRYSLYPGTIHPFFLMPALLPEAREAQREAALFLRDMLQ
- a CDS encoding winged helix-turn-helix transcriptional regulator; this translates as MPEFIVDNKVFYNPVEFALHHIGGTWKIPILWRLREKVLRYGELKNEIPHITHKMLTTQLRELETLGMIERTVFPVAPPKVEYRLTDKGKEALPVIGMLIQYGYDLMDKAGVDYPKKK
- a CDS encoding SEL1-like repeat protein — translated: MSHRIYLYNLDNEVNRPAPETAVDGTLESMLPVIGGHDGHSITLMEWKYEFPFFLHPLFAGRPYLGIPVYNGQNGGLYADAPAGISALKRLYDFIDIHAGVLTDDPAAFRDAKENIFNFLENKAGHDSFHLDAWDVFNMSDEPHEEQAAELLKQIKDTNAAIEAAIAANDPLLLNECPDVQHNPYHFKTFRDFFSTSAYGYGWDVIQSGYYEAEEEDSNQIAFTENGLTGLKVDGQVVIPAAYDEVFIFPENEDFAIVSREGKWGYVNRQGQLVSGLAYDEAYDVVSGQALVKSGTQMYIVVPGNALPANGYDDIFYLSETPLLYIVGREERYGVVDAAGNQLLPMVFAQDIELSDFSGVQIISARHSDTNKSHYYTAGFTRIGDDSIDEVQWGGTCKDDSLLLFIRYKPSKQCGLFSPEGKELLPIIYDELEVLMGGTVVVRQGRNSGIYSLNKGWQVPLSPIEIESIGEYACLLTQNGKTGLFVSQHDVIIPPAYDVIAREFTWHDTNEWDTLAVNADGAFSIHHDGGVTSLTTADISAILGEDTRYRYSEEMLDALARLAGDDLPADLLHERGSAALEAQQYEEAVRLFKAAADKGSKDAMSDLGYIYEAIEGYTDDIAAFEWYARGVAAGSPHAANGLGNCYQYGTGTSPDIRKALELYQQAASQHVPYAHYNLGMLYYEGIKVPKDDQQALKHFVYASRLGIDCYNYVGTLFEVAEDYKNAVDAYRSGIKNKDEYCAFNMARLYELGQGVKTDARKALSHYMKAVELGMDDALLELRRMYLYNEDVKDETRARQYEQQARDAGLDIPG
- a CDS encoding DUF4180 domain-containing protein; the protein is MTLAIHETGTVRIAEVISDKILINNPEEALQLIVDVHYQDFDKMMIHEKNIIPGFFDLKTGIAGEVLQKFINYHMQLSIIGDFEKYPGKSIRDFIYESNKGRHISFVPTVEQALEKLRK